Proteins encoded within one genomic window of Gallus gallus isolate bGalGal1 chromosome 1, bGalGal1.mat.broiler.GRCg7b, whole genome shotgun sequence:
- the LOC112531912 gene encoding rho GTPase-activating protein 33-like — protein sequence LAGPGISGKPRARLCPVSSPAPACQRRLCRLSFSSKEEACSSAAGLSGWDVTGAAAEAGLESGAQLTAGTCSVVPQVLQSCAEFIEQHGVVQGIYRLSGVASKIQKLRHEFESEQIPELSVRDVHSVSSLCKMYFRELPTPLLTEQLYGKFSDAVCAATDEERLLRMQEVIQ from the exons ttggcaggtcctggcatttctggaAAGCCAAGAGCACGTCTGTGTCCAGTttcctccccggctcctgcctgtcagaGACGTCTGTGCcggctttctttctcctctaaggAGGAGGCATGCAGTAGcgcggctgggcttagtggatgggacGTGACAggagcagcggctgaagcaggacttgaatcaggagctcagctaaccGCTGGCACTTGTTCcgtagtcccccaggtcctgcagagctgcgctgagttcattgagcagcacggcgtggtgcaggggatctaccgcctgtccggcgtggcgtccaagatccagaagctacG ccacgAATTTGAGTCtgagcagattccggagctaAGCGTCCGTGAcgttcacagcgtgagctccctgtgcaagatgtacttcagggagctcccgaccCCTCTGCTGACCGAGCAGCTgtatggcaagttctcg gatgctgtttgtgccgctacagatgaggagcggttgctcagaatgcaggaggtcatccag
- the LOC121107679 gene encoding rho GTPase-activating protein 33-like, translating into LAGPGISGKPRAGLCPVSSPAPACQRRLCRLSFSSKEEACSSAAGLSGWDVTGAAAEAGLESGAQLTAGTCSVVPQVLQSCAEFIEQHGVVQGIYRLSGVASKIQKLRHEFESEQIPELSVRDVHSVSSLCKMYFRELPTPLLTEQLYGKFSDAVCAATDEERLLRMQEVIQ; encoded by the exons ttggcaggtcctggcatttctggaAAGCCAAGAGCAGGTCTGTGTCCAGTttcctccccggctcctgcctgtcagaGACGTCTGTGCcggctttctttctcctctaaggAGGAGGCATGCAGTAGcgcggctgggcttagtggatgggacGTGACAggagcagcggctgaagcaggacttgaatcaggagctcagctaaccGCTGGCACTTGTTCcgtagtcccccaggtcctgcagagctgcgctgagttcattgagcagcacggcgtggtgcaggggatctaccgcctgtccggcgtggcgtccaagatccagaagctacG ccacgAATTTGAGTCtgagcagattccggagctaAGCGTCCGTGAcgttcacagcgtgagctccctgtgcaagatgtacttcagggagctcccgaccCCTCTGCTGACCGAGCAGCTgtatggcaagttctcg gatgctgtttgtgccgctacagatgaggagcggttgctcagaatgcaggaggtcatccag
- the LOC107049364 gene encoding rho GTPase-activating protein 32-like: MPAKNLAIVWAPNLFRSQQNESACASGRAACMELQRQSDVVEYIISHTDVLFCSTSTSGIGDGAGHSSPSGPKSVRVSSPATRLLSVEEAQAQRRGHSSSPALTHCRDIEVEEGRTGAAGKFHTVIDFPSERPSKMKEPAAGSWCSCFRPGKPSSAAKCQLQRDAREPSETEVVVLAGESSPRPRRRARAYSDGSLCASISAELLGSTNRCSSDDSLPYNTSDGMKVLIQVEALISPSCAEDADLSLPETTVTELDCDGAPLQCSPAQAQPECPDSSSSTQDQVSVSEEEPSLVEGDLESELQSQAPGSSTSSELLPPSQERMNAMCPPDLSRPPGF; encoded by the exons atgcccgctaagaacttagcgattgtgtgggctcccaacctcttcag atcccagcagaacgagtctgcctgcgccagcggaagagctgcctgcatggaactgcagaggcagtcagaTGTGGTGGAGTACATCATCAGCCACAcagacgtcctcttctgctccacatccacatcaggcatcggagatggagcag ggcacagttctccatcagggcccaagtctgtgcgggtgtcttctcccgccaccaggctgctcagcgtggaggaggcacaggcacagaggcgaggccacagcagctctcccgctcTGACACACTGCAGGGACAtcgaagtggaagaaggccgCACAGGTGCAGCGGGtaaattccacacagtcatcgactttccgtctgaaag acCAAGCAAGATGAAGGAACCAGCAGCtggcagttggtgttcctgcttcaggccgGGAAAGCCATCCTCTGCGGCCAAatgccaactgcagcgcgatgccagggagccctcggaaacagaggtggtggtcctggcag gtgaatcgagccctcgtccacgcagaagagccagagcgtatagcgatggttcactgtgtgcttccatcagtgcagagctgctaggaagcacgaatcgctgcagctcggatgatAGCCTTCCATACAACACCAGTGatggaatgaaggtgctcatccaagtggaagccctcatctctcccagctgtgctgaagacgctgacctgagcctgccagaaacaacggtcaccgagctggactgtgacggggcgccattgcagtgcagcccagcccaagcccagcccgagtgccccgacagcagcagctccacgcaggatcaggtcagcgtcagcgaggaggagccgagccttgTGGAGGGGGACTTAGAATcggagctccagtcccaggcaccgggcagcagcacgagctctgagctcctgccTCCTTCACAAGAGAGGATGAATGCCATGTGTCCACCGGACCTCTCACGCCCTCCTGGcttttaa